The genomic window GAACATGAAAGGGACGCTGTACGAGTTCGCGCGGCGGATTTTCGGGGCGGAGCGGAAGGTGAGGTTCCGCTGCGACTACTTCCCGTTTGTGGAGCCGGGCGTCGATATGTCGATAGACTGCTTCGCGTGCCAGGGCCGGGACCCCAAGTGCCGGATATGCCGGGGGTCGGGGTGGCTGGAGATTATGGGAGCGGGGATGGTGCACCCCCGGGTGCTGGAGATGGCGGGGTACGACCCTGGGAGGTACACGGGGTTCGCGTTTGGGATGGGGCCAGAGCGCATCGCGATGCTGAAGCACGGGATTGAGGATATACGGCTGTTTTACGGGAACGATTTGAGGTACTTGAGGCAGTTTTAGACTGTTATGTATTGCTATGATTTGCTACAATTTGTTATATGAATAAATTGCTAACTGTAAAAGAAGTGGCGGAGCGTTTGAGGGTGCATGAAGTGACTGTAAGGCGTTACATTTCTAAGGGGACTGTGCCTGCTGTGAAGGTTGGGGGGAGAGTGCGTGTGCGGGAGTCTGATATAAAGAGAGTGGTTTTGCCGATAAAGCGAGAAAATGGACAGAAGTCAGATAAGGAACGGATTAGGAAAGCCATTGAAATGATTTACGCAGTACGTTCGCGCTCCAAGCCTGGTAAACCATCGACAGAAGAGCTAATTAGAATGGTTAGAGGAGAGCGGCAACATACCAGGCTTAAGGAAAGTGAGAAAGGCTTAGATTCCATGGCAAAGAGAAGTATAAAGAAGGTTTCGAAGGCTGAATTGGCCCGTCGTAAGAAGCTGATGGAAGAAGCCAGAAAGCTGAGAGACCGCCAGCCTCCTCTTGGGATGTCTACAGCTGAGCTGGTGCATCTGGCTCGAACAGAGCGGGAATGGCTCTATGGCCGTTAGAGGGCCATGGGTTCTGGATGCTTCCGTGGCGCTTAAATGGTATTTGCGAGATGAGGATCACCTGGGCAAAGCTGACCTATTTTTTACCGCATTTTCGGCTGGGCTGGTGGAAATAATTGCTCCTACCATTATCAGGCACGAAGTTGCCAACGGACTGGTCGTAGCGAGCCGAAGGGGACGCCTTTCACCAAATAATGCGGGGTCAATGTACAGTAATTTTTCACGACTCGGTATCGGCAGCGCGGGGGAGGAT from SAR202 cluster bacterium includes these protein-coding regions:
- a CDS encoding type II toxin-antitoxin system VapC family toxin; the encoded protein is MAVRGPWVLDASVALKWYLRDEDHLGKADLFFTAFSAGLVEIIAPTIIRHEVANGLVVASRRGRLSPNNAGSMYSNFSRLGIGSAGEDEDIILNAMRISWDFSITFYDTLYLALADQNSCNFVTADHRLYNQAKDVAQWMVWIGDVT
- a CDS encoding helix-turn-helix domain-containing protein, whose product is MNKLLTVKEVAERLRVHEVTVRRYISKGTVPAVKVGGRVRVRESDIKRVVLPIKRENGQKSDKERIRKAIEMIYAVRSRSKPGKPSTEELIRMVRGERQHTRLKESEKGLDSMAKRSIKKVSKAELARRKKLMEEARKLRDRQPPLGMSTAELVHLARTEREWLYGR